In one window of Candidatus Sulfuricurvum sp. RIFRC-1 DNA:
- a CDS encoding ABC transporter ATP-binding protein, translating to MSAKPFLKIDHVDKIFPLGGGKEYVALRDIQLDIQENEIVSIIGHSGCGKSTILNLIAGLDTISNGTILLEDKHILAPGPERAVVFQNHSLLPWLSVYQNIEMAVRKVLGEDLSNSEIRDHVMKYISMVNLDHAKDKYPGEISGGMKQRVGIARALSIQPKVLLMDEPFGALDSLTRANLQDHLMRIQMQTGNTVIIITHDVDEAVLLSDRVIMMTNGPEATIGEILEVNLPRPRNRLELQQNPEYLRCREAIIEFLYSKFAKEDE from the coding sequence ATGAGCGCAAAACCTTTTTTAAAAATCGATCATGTCGATAAAATCTTCCCTTTAGGGGGAGGCAAAGAGTATGTTGCCCTTCGAGATATCCAACTGGATATACAAGAGAATGAAATCGTCTCGATCATCGGTCACTCCGGATGCGGGAAATCGACGATTCTGAACCTCATTGCCGGATTGGATACGATCAGTAACGGGACAATTTTGCTCGAAGACAAACATATCCTCGCTCCCGGACCCGAACGTGCGGTGGTGTTTCAAAACCATTCGCTCTTACCGTGGCTGAGTGTCTACCAAAACATCGAAATGGCGGTACGCAAAGTTCTCGGTGAAGATCTCAGTAACAGCGAAATCCGCGATCATGTGATGAAATACATCAGTATGGTCAATCTTGATCATGCCAAAGACAAATATCCCGGTGAGATCAGCGGAGGGATGAAACAGCGTGTCGGTATCGCCCGTGCCCTCTCCATCCAGCCGAAAGTCTTGCTGATGGATGAGCCCTTCGGTGCGCTCGATTCGCTGACCCGTGCCAATCTCCAAGATCATTTGATGCGGATCCAAATGCAAACAGGCAACACCGTCATCATCATCACCCATGATGTCGATGAAGCAGTCCTTCTCAGTGACCGAGTCATCATGATGACCAACGGTCCTGAGGCGACCATCGGAGAGATACTGGAGGTGAACCTTCCACGTCCCCGTAATCGTTTGGAATTGCAACAAAACCCTGAGTATCTCCGATGCCGCGAAGCGATCATCGAATTTCTCTATTCTAAATTCGCCAAAGAAGACGAATAG
- a CDS encoding bifunctional precorrin-2 dehydrogenase/sirohydrochlorin ferrochelatase, with amino-acid sequence MALFPMFVDLKGQDCLVIGAGEVALRKIEQLVKFSPTLSVIAPDIHEEIRSLALQYPIILLEREYESSDLEGRFLVIGALDDMDEQEKIFHTCMSTKTPVNCVDSPALCSFIFPALIVEGDLSIGINTAGRAPAVSSALRKFLTSVIPDGIHNLIDQVHAIRQSEPVGKARQEKIIGICRTFFESFITPKQ; translated from the coding sequence ATGGCACTTTTCCCTATGTTTGTCGATTTAAAAGGTCAAGATTGCTTGGTCATTGGAGCAGGGGAAGTGGCTTTGCGAAAAATTGAGCAATTGGTAAAATTCTCACCAACCTTGAGTGTCATTGCCCCCGATATCCATGAAGAGATTCGCTCTCTTGCTCTTCAATACCCAATTATACTCCTAGAAAGAGAATATGAATCCAGCGATTTAGAGGGGCGTTTTTTGGTCATCGGTGCATTGGATGATATGGATGAGCAAGAAAAGATCTTTCATACCTGTATGTCGACTAAAACACCCGTTAATTGTGTCGATTCTCCGGCATTGTGCAGCTTCATCTTCCCTGCACTGATCGTTGAAGGGGATTTATCTATTGGGATCAATACGGCTGGGAGGGCTCCTGCGGTCAGTTCAGCGTTACGTAAATTTTTAACGTCGGTTATTCCTGATGGGATTCATAATCTGATCGATCAAGTTCATGCGATTCGTCAAAGCGAGCCGGTAGGCAAGGCTCGTCAAGAGAAGATTATTGGGATTTGTCGAACATTTTTTGAAAGCTTTATCACACCCAAGCAGTAG
- the cobA gene encoding uroporphyrinogen-III C-methyltransferase gives MNGKLYLIGCGPGDADLLTLKALKTIEKLDIALIDHLLTDEIIALIPSRAKVVFVGKEKGKHSFPQDQINAMISEYALQGFTVGRLKCGDPYIFGRGTEEAIYASQNNIETEVIPGISSAFSGPLSAGIAPTARGVSTGVSVVSAHLSGDRVNLSWIPMLSVEDHTTVVLMGLSRTRQIVKEALDKGIDASLPVAIISNATTAIQSSVITTLGELITAAKGAPKPAILVFGNVVNLAQVLPTYRYEIKEECNDIALSS, from the coding sequence ATGAACGGAAAATTATATTTAATCGGGTGTGGACCCGGCGATGCCGATCTACTAACCCTTAAAGCACTTAAAACGATTGAGAAACTTGATATTGCACTTATTGATCATCTTCTCACCGATGAAATCATTGCACTGATCCCTTCACGAGCCAAAGTAGTGTTTGTGGGAAAAGAGAAAGGGAAGCACAGTTTTCCTCAGGATCAGATCAATGCAATGATTAGTGAATATGCTCTGCAAGGATTCACGGTAGGACGCCTAAAATGCGGTGATCCCTACATCTTTGGTCGTGGTACGGAAGAAGCGATTTACGCTTCTCAAAACAATATTGAGACCGAAGTCATCCCGGGAATTTCATCTGCCTTTTCCGGCCCGCTCTCCGCTGGAATTGCCCCCACTGCGCGCGGTGTCAGCACAGGGGTTTCCGTGGTTTCTGCCCATCTCTCAGGGGATCGTGTAAATCTTTCATGGATACCTATGTTAAGTGTCGAAGATCACACCACGGTTGTACTCATGGGGTTAAGCCGTACACGTCAGATTGTGAAAGAGGCCTTGGATAAAGGGATTGATGCTTCATTGCCTGTTGCTATCATCTCTAATGCCACAACGGCGATTCAAAGCTCTGTTATCACTACGCTCGGCGAGCTGATTACTGCCGCCAAAGGAGCACCGAAACCGGCTATTTTGGTGTTCGGCAATGTTGTCAATTTAGCACAGGTTCTCCCAACCTACCGTTATGAAATCAAGGAGGAATGTAATGACATCGCTCTCTCAAGCTAA